One part of the Methylobacterium terrae genome encodes these proteins:
- a CDS encoding bifunctional helix-turn-helix transcriptional regulator/GNAT family N-acetyltransferase, protein MSTDAVSRIRRFNRAVTAEVGALDTSFLGRGRPLGAARVLNAIGHGRGEVGSLRDYLGLDSGLMSRLLRALEEEGLVVTLPHPSDARRRVAALTEAGRREFSAYEALSNAQAASLLERFPRGEELLRAMDLVATALNRERIAVEETDPRSEAALHCLTAYYAELGRRLSTGFDVALSRDPEAADMMRPRGAFLVASSDGLPIGCVGLKGKGGEVAEIKRLWVCPSARGLGLARRLMEAAENAARDLAITTLRLDSNSALTEALQLYRRTGWVEIDRFNDDPYPDFFFEKRL, encoded by the coding sequence ATGTCGACCGACGCCGTTTCCCGCATCCGCCGCTTCAACCGGGCCGTGACCGCCGAGGTCGGGGCCCTCGACACGTCCTTCCTCGGTCGCGGCCGGCCGCTCGGCGCCGCCCGGGTGCTCAACGCCATCGGGCACGGGCGGGGCGAGGTCGGGTCCCTGCGGGACTACCTCGGCCTCGATTCCGGCCTGATGAGCCGGCTGCTCCGCGCCCTGGAGGAGGAGGGGCTGGTCGTCACGCTGCCCCATCCGTCCGACGCCCGCCGGCGCGTCGCCGCCCTGACCGAGGCCGGCCGCAGGGAGTTCTCGGCCTACGAGGCCCTGTCGAACGCGCAGGCCGCGTCGCTGCTGGAGCGCTTTCCCCGCGGCGAGGAGCTGCTGCGCGCGATGGACCTCGTCGCCACGGCGCTCAACCGCGAGCGGATCGCGGTCGAGGAGACCGATCCGCGCAGCGAGGCGGCGCTGCACTGCCTGACGGCCTACTACGCCGAACTCGGGCGCCGGCTCTCGACCGGCTTCGACGTCGCGCTCTCCCGCGATCCGGAGGCCGCCGACATGATGCGGCCGCGCGGCGCCTTCCTGGTCGCGTCGTCGGACGGGCTGCCGATCGGCTGCGTCGGCCTGAAGGGCAAGGGCGGCGAGGTGGCCGAGATCAAGCGCCTCTGGGTCTGCCCCTCCGCCCGCGGCCTCGGCCTCGCCCGACGGCTGATGGAGGCGGCGGAGAATGCCGCGCGCGACCTCGCGATCACGACCCTGAGGCTCGATTCGAACAGCGCGCTGACCGAGGCGCTGCAGCTCTACCGTCGCACCGGATGGGTCGAGATCGACCGTTTCAACGACGATCCGTACCCGGATTTCTTCTTCGAGAAGCGGTTGTGA
- a CDS encoding retropepsin-like aspartic protease family protein: protein MPGAVGIGFLLLACAYALANLGGREIAGLRPDEAAALAGAGAASLLVLNAVGNRFRFGFGEGLFALVVWGAVGAGGAVLYGYRDQARDMAFRALGEMSPGEPVPGRGDEVVIARRVDGGFTVQAKVNGRPEAFAFDTGASAVVLTAESAAALGIRPGPSAYRVQVQTANGRTAAAPVVLDTVAVGPISETRVAALVTRPGALSINLLGMSFLERLASYEVRGSRLILRGARG, encoded by the coding sequence GTGCCGGGCGCCGTCGGCATCGGGTTCCTGCTCCTTGCCTGCGCGTACGCGCTGGCGAATCTCGGCGGGCGCGAGATCGCGGGGCTTCGCCCCGACGAGGCGGCCGCCCTCGCCGGCGCCGGGGCCGCGTCGCTGCTGGTGCTGAACGCCGTCGGCAACCGCTTCCGGTTCGGCTTCGGCGAGGGGCTGTTCGCGCTCGTGGTCTGGGGCGCGGTCGGCGCCGGGGGCGCCGTCCTGTACGGCTACCGCGACCAGGCCCGGGACATGGCCTTCCGGGCGCTCGGGGAGATGAGCCCGGGAGAGCCCGTGCCAGGTCGCGGCGACGAGGTGGTGATCGCCCGCCGCGTCGACGGCGGCTTCACCGTGCAGGCCAAGGTCAACGGCCGGCCCGAGGCCTTCGCCTTCGATACCGGGGCGAGCGCGGTGGTGCTCACCGCCGAGAGCGCCGCGGCGCTGGGCATCCGCCCGGGACCGTCCGCCTACCGGGTCCAGGTCCAGACCGCCAACGGACGCACCGCGGCGGCGCCGGTGGTGCTCGACACGGTCGCGGTCGGGCCGATCAGCGAGACCCGCGTCGCCGCCCTGGTGACCCGGCCCGGGGCGCTCAGCATCAACCTGCTCGGGATGAGCTTCCTGGAACGGCTGGCGTCCTACGAGGTGAGGGGCAGCCGGTTGATCCTGCGCGGGGCGCGGGGGTGA
- a CDS encoding DUF1289 domain-containing protein encodes MPASTPCIRLCVLDPVTGLCEGCGRTGTEIAAWGGLPEAERLRIMATLPARLAAADAAPRPEAEPAAAVA; translated from the coding sequence ATGCCCGCTTCCACCCCCTGCATCCGCCTCTGCGTCCTCGATCCGGTCACCGGCCTGTGCGAGGGCTGCGGCCGCACCGGCACCGAGATCGCCGCCTGGGGCGGCCTCCCGGAGGCCGAGCGCCTGCGGATCATGGCGACCCTGCCGGCGCGCCTCGCCGCCGCCGATGCCGCGCCTCGGCCGGAGGCGGAACCGGCCGCCGCGGTGGCCTGA
- the cobS gene encoding adenosylcobinamide-GDP ribazoletransferase — translation MATGTSAGPGRAGDEAQESQADDAFEPPPTRSGPWPPLADLAACLRFYSRLPVPALPGEADSHAAPDFRTVPRMLPLAGLVIGLPGAVVLPAALTLGLGPFLAATLALAFATLVTGALHEDGLADVADGFGGGTTPARRLEIMRDSRIGAYGAAALVLSYALRIGALATLADRIGWRVAVAFLAVAALSRTAALWPLCRLSPARPDGAAHAVGRPTTKTHATAWALCLAVLVLAGLLGLPWLGLCLAGLLALLAAWTVSRMAARLVGGQTGDVIGASQQVAEIAALLALLIAIPA, via the coding sequence ATGGCGACGGGAACGAGCGCCGGGCCGGGCCGCGCGGGCGATGAGGCCCAAGAATCTCAGGCCGACGACGCGTTCGAGCCGCCCCCGACGCGGTCCGGCCCCTGGCCGCCGCTCGCCGACCTCGCCGCCTGCCTGCGCTTCTACAGCCGGCTCCCGGTCCCTGCCCTGCCGGGCGAGGCCGACAGCCACGCCGCGCCCGACTTCCGCACCGTGCCCCGGATGCTGCCGCTCGCCGGCCTGGTGATCGGCCTGCCCGGCGCCGTCGTTCTGCCTGCGGCCCTGACCCTCGGCCTCGGGCCGTTCCTCGCCGCGACCCTGGCGCTCGCCTTCGCCACCCTGGTCACCGGGGCCCTGCACGAGGATGGCCTCGCCGACGTCGCCGACGGGTTCGGCGGCGGCACGACGCCGGCGCGGCGCCTCGAGATCATGCGCGACAGCCGCATCGGCGCCTACGGCGCCGCCGCCCTGGTCCTGTCCTACGCGCTGCGCATCGGGGCGCTCGCGACGCTCGCCGACCGGATCGGCTGGCGCGTCGCCGTGGCGTTCCTGGCGGTCGCGGCGCTCTCGCGCACCGCCGCGCTGTGGCCGCTCTGCCGCTTGTCCCCCGCGCGGCCGGACGGCGCCGCCCACGCGGTCGGCCGCCCGACGACCAAGACCCACGCCACCGCCTGGGCGCTCTGCCTCGCCGTGCTGGTGCTCGCCGGCCTCCTCGGCCTGCCGTGGCTCGGCCTGTGCCTCGCCGGCCTCCTGGCGCTTCTCGCCGCCTGGACCGTGAGCCGGATGGCTGCGCGCCTCGTCGGCGGCCAGACCGGCGACGTGATCGGCGCGAGCCAGCAGGTGGCCGAGATCGCCGCCCTCCTCGCCCTCCTGATCGCGATTCCCGCCTGA